The Platichthys flesus chromosome 10, fPlaFle2.1, whole genome shotgun sequence genome includes a window with the following:
- the LOC133962049 gene encoding histone H2B-like, which yields MPEVAKPAPKKGSKKAVAKAPGKGGKKRRKSRKESYAIYVYKVLKQVHPDTGISSKAMGIMNSFVSDIFERIAGEASRLAHYNKRSTITSREIQTAVRLLLPGELAKHAVSEGTKAVTKYTSSK from the coding sequence ATGCCTGAAGTAGCGAAGCCAGCGCCCAAGAAGGGCTCCAAGAAAGCGGTGGCGAAGGCCCCCGGCAAgggcggaaagaagaggagaaagtccaggaaggagagctacgccatctacgtgtacaaggtgctgaagcaggtccaccccgacactgggatttcctccaaggccatgggcatcatgaactccttcgtgagcgacatcttcgagcgcatcgccggtgaggcctctcgtctggctcattacaacaagcgctccaccattacctccagggagattcagaccgccgtccgcctgctgctgcccggggagCTGGCCAAACACGCCGTGTCTGAGGGCACCAAGGCAGTGACTAAGTACACCAGCTCCAAGTAA
- the LOC133961522 gene encoding histone H4, whose product MSGRGKGGKGLGKGGAKRHRKVLRDNIQGITKPAIRRLARRGGVKRISGLIYEETRGVLKVFLENVIRDAVTYTEHAKRKTVTAMDVVYALKRQGRTLYGFGG is encoded by the coding sequence atgtctggacgaggaaagggaggaaaaggcctcggtaaaggaggcgcaaagcgtcaccgcaaagttctccgtgataacatccagggaattaccaagcccgccatccgccgcctggctcgccgtggcggagtgaagcgtatctccggtctgatctacgaggagacccgcggcgtgttgaaggttttccttgagaacgtgatccgcgatgctgtcacctacaccgagcacgccaagaggaagaccgtcaccgccatggacgtggtgtatgctctgaagagacaggGTCGCACTCTGTACGGCTTCGGCGGATAA